Proteins encoded in a region of the Haloarcula sp. CBA1129 genome:
- a CDS encoding HTH domain-containing protein: MSPPGREIQYTESDVIEVFKHRSDYAEPLTASEVADRLGCSRRTALNKLHDLESETDITSKKVGGRSRVWWIPVRAD, encoded by the coding sequence ATGTCTCCGCCCGGACGGGAGATCCAGTACACTGAATCGGACGTTATCGAGGTGTTCAAACACCGAAGCGATTATGCGGAGCCACTCACAGCGTCGGAGGTAGCGGATAGACTTGGTTGTTCGCGCCGGACCGCGCTGAACAAACTCCACGACCTCGAATCGGAGACGGATATCACGAGCAAGAAAGTCGGGGGTCGGTCGCGGGTGTGGTGGATTCCGGTCCGAGCAGACTGA
- a CDS encoding AAA family ATPase, which translates to MVEVFAVASGKGGTGKTTSTVALGMALADRYDVTVVDADTGMANLLFHAGLSDAETTLHDVLADDAPVEAAMYDRFGLTVVPCGTSLDGFKDADPGRLRDVVATLAQETEIILLDSPPALDSRTAVLPIVLADRIVVVLQPTIPAISDGLKVQEYATTYDTDVAGLLFNKVRESESIEQVSDKTERYFDGPTLASVPESERAREARRAGRPLLAHAPECEAATAYREAAEALTVQNGTAADAADRFRSAVIPESL; encoded by the coding sequence GAAGGGCGGAACTGGCAAGACGACGAGCACCGTTGCCCTCGGGATGGCGCTCGCCGACCGCTACGATGTGACGGTGGTCGACGCCGACACGGGGATGGCGAACCTCCTCTTTCACGCCGGTCTCTCCGACGCCGAGACGACGCTGCACGACGTGCTGGCCGACGACGCGCCCGTCGAGGCAGCCATGTACGACCGGTTCGGGCTGACGGTCGTTCCCTGCGGGACGAGCCTTGATGGATTCAAGGACGCCGACCCGGGCCGGCTCCGGGACGTGGTTGCGACGCTTGCACAGGAGACGGAGATCATCCTCCTCGACTCGCCGCCGGCACTCGACAGCCGGACCGCCGTCCTTCCTATCGTGCTGGCCGACCGCATCGTCGTCGTCCTCCAACCGACGATTCCCGCCATCTCGGACGGGCTGAAGGTTCAGGAGTACGCGACGACCTACGACACGGACGTGGCCGGTCTCCTGTTCAACAAGGTCCGCGAGTCCGAGTCCATCGAACAGGTCTCGGACAAGACCGAGCGATACTTCGACGGACCCACGCTGGCGTCGGTCCCCGAGAGCGAGCGGGCCCGCGAAGCACGCCGTGCCGGCCGGCCGCTGCTTGCCCATGCCCCCGAATGCGAGGCGGCGACGGCCTACCGCGAGGCCGCCGAGGCGCTCACAGTCCAGAACGGGACAGCCGCCGACGCCGCCGACCGGTTCCGAAGCGCCGTCATCCCCGAGTCACTATGA
- a CDS encoding cryptochrome/deoxyribodipyrimidine photo-lyase family protein, which yields MAGFESAEMLDTPQQDTIPTLEGDESGTVVWHREHLRIRDQAAVARAAAAEHVLPLFVFDPAFYGTDGLACDSRVRFLHDCLTDLSDQYHTATGRGLTYAHGDPVDVLGRFREAGWDIVTMAVPTGRYGRQRDRRVREQCDVTFIDGDGLVRDRAETRDGWQDDVSAWFSADPFDWDPSTVTSRRFDTGVDIGVVEDRYDITPSKTDVPRGGTGPARERLSAFAERIDDYLGNISAPTDARDGTSGLSPYLAFGCLSVRQVIQYINEYAPDGRGKEMFISRLFWNKHYEQKLEDWAGWLETAVNPVFEGFNAEQYDPDLVAAWKHGRTGFPMVDASMRCLKATGWLNFRMRAMCASVYFHLLQQPWRIGADWFYHHLIDASAAINYTQWQSQCGLIGKPTLRLYNPRKQARDQDPDGEFIRRWVPELEALPDEYLARPEQTPLHVQASCGVDIGKDYPHPVVDYDGARQAFRRRYEAVRADAAAALSDPVIARRASFSGGREAAARIAAEHGTDASNGADDGGTQTSLGSFSDE from the coding sequence ATGGCGGGATTCGAGTCGGCCGAGATGCTGGACACGCCACAGCAAGACACGATTCCGACGCTTGAGGGCGATGAATCCGGCACAGTCGTCTGGCATCGCGAACACCTGCGGATTCGCGATCAGGCCGCGGTAGCGAGAGCCGCAGCGGCCGAGCACGTCCTTCCGCTGTTCGTGTTCGACCCGGCGTTCTATGGCACGGACGGGCTGGCCTGTGACAGCCGCGTCCGGTTCCTGCATGACTGTCTGACCGACCTCTCGGACCAGTACCACACCGCGACCGGTCGTGGGCTCACCTACGCCCACGGGGACCCCGTGGACGTGCTGGGGCGGTTCCGCGAGGCCGGCTGGGACATCGTAACGATGGCCGTTCCCACAGGGCGCTACGGCCGGCAGCGGGACCGTCGCGTCCGGGAACAGTGTGACGTGACATTCATCGACGGCGACGGGCTGGTTCGCGACAGAGCGGAGACTCGCGACGGGTGGCAGGATGACGTTTCGGCGTGGTTCTCGGCCGACCCATTCGATTGGGACCCAAGCACAGTCACCTCGCGGCGCTTCGACACCGGCGTCGACATCGGCGTGGTTGAGGACCGCTACGATATCACGCCGTCGAAAACCGACGTGCCCCGCGGGGGGACCGGTCCTGCGCGCGAGCGGCTGTCGGCGTTCGCCGAGCGGATCGATGATTACCTGGGGAACATCTCAGCGCCGACGGATGCCCGAGATGGGACCAGCGGGCTCTCGCCGTATCTCGCCTTCGGTTGTCTCTCCGTGCGGCAGGTCATCCAGTATATCAACGAGTACGCACCCGACGGTCGCGGGAAAGAGATGTTCATCTCGCGGCTGTTCTGGAACAAACACTACGAACAGAAACTCGAAGACTGGGCTGGCTGGCTTGAGACGGCTGTGAATCCGGTTTTCGAGGGGTTCAACGCGGAACAGTACGACCCTGACTTGGTGGCCGCTTGGAAGCACGGCCGGACCGGGTTTCCGATGGTCGACGCCTCGATGCGCTGTCTCAAAGCGACGGGCTGGCTCAACTTCCGGATGCGGGCGATGTGTGCCTCGGTGTATTTCCACCTCCTCCAGCAGCCTTGGCGAATCGGCGCGGATTGGTTTTACCACCACCTCATCGACGCTTCGGCAGCGATCAACTACACTCAGTGGCAGTCCCAGTGCGGCCTGATCGGCAAGCCGACGCTCCGGCTGTACAATCCCCGAAAGCAGGCCCGCGATCAGGACCCGGACGGCGAGTTTATCCGTCGATGGGTACCCGAACTTGAGGCGCTCCCCGACGAGTACCTTGCCCGGCCCGAGCAGACACCGCTACACGTTCAGGCGTCCTGTGGTGTCGATATCGGCAAAGACTACCCGCACCCGGTCGTCGACTACGACGGAGCCCGACAGGCGTTTCGCAGGCGTTACGAGGCAGTACGTGCCGATGCGGCCGCTGCCCTGAGCGACCCGGTTATTGCGCGCCGCGCCTCCTTCTCCGGCGGCCGCGAAGCCGCCGCACGTATCGCTGCGGAACACGGGACGGATGCGTCGAACGGCGCGGACGACGGCGGGACCCAGACCAGTCTCGGCTCGTTCAGTGACGAATAG
- a CDS encoding winged helix-turn-helix domain-containing protein, whose product MTEGPDDTVFEDCRFLTGSPQRFAVLAQLRANPARPTDLCDAVDATRTTIQRILAGFSERQWVVKRDGEYRLTVTGQRVFDQYTALISEVERARAVGPLAAHLGTIAADIPAALLDPDCLTTTSEQNPLAAIDRFTDWLHEVDGDVRAISPIVTSVFNDAAVELLETGTHIEFIIDHSVLERSASDFSDALERGVEHENIDTYVHDTPLDIGLALDRSRVCLAAYDDRNNVRAIAESDATGVYSWAETVFDRYRARSQPLESVLSMQDHKQ is encoded by the coding sequence ATGACGGAGGGTCCGGACGACACCGTTTTCGAGGACTGCCGGTTCCTTACCGGGTCACCACAGCGGTTCGCGGTGCTGGCCCAACTTCGAGCGAATCCGGCACGGCCCACCGATCTGTGCGATGCGGTGGACGCGACTCGGACCACAATCCAGCGGATACTCGCGGGCTTCTCCGAGCGACAGTGGGTCGTCAAACGGGACGGTGAGTACCGGCTTACGGTGACTGGACAGCGGGTGTTCGACCAGTACACGGCACTGATAAGCGAGGTCGAACGGGCTCGGGCGGTCGGGCCACTGGCCGCCCACCTCGGTACTATCGCGGCGGACATCCCGGCGGCTCTGTTAGACCCTGATTGTCTCACGACGACCTCCGAACAGAACCCACTAGCCGCGATTGATCGGTTCACGGACTGGCTGCACGAGGTCGACGGCGACGTTCGAGCCATCTCGCCCATCGTAACGTCAGTGTTCAACGACGCCGCGGTGGAACTGCTCGAAACGGGGACACATATCGAGTTCATCATCGACCACAGTGTCCTCGAACGGTCCGCGTCAGACTTCTCAGACGCACTGGAGCGAGGCGTCGAACACGAGAACATCGATACCTACGTCCACGATACGCCGCTCGATATCGGCCTCGCACTGGACCGCTCGCGGGTCTGTCTGGCGGCCTACGACGACCGGAACAACGTCCGGGCGATAGCCGAATCCGACGCCACGGGTGTGTATAGCTGGGCTGAGACAGTGTTCGACCGATACAGAGCGCGGTCACAGCCGCTTGAATCGGTCCTGTCGATGCAGGACCACAAGCAGTAA